TGGGTTATAGAGCGCAAACCATCCGAGTTGGTTTTGGAACTCCTTAAAACCACCTATTTTTTCAGCGATAATGGACCTGTCTATTTCCATCCCGATCAGTCGGTGTTCGGCATCGGCTCAACTCTCCCTGCCGAAGTCAAAGAGCAAACTCCGATAGTAGCACCCGATGTTGTGGATTATTTCACATCACTACTGAAAACATATAAGGAGGCAGAGGCGAAACTTGAAGAGGCTAAAACAGCATTGAGAGCCGCCATGACGGAGCATAAAGTGAAGTCTTTTGATTTTGGTTCATTCAGTGCCACAATCGGGGCCGACAGCGTTTCAACCTCCTTTGACACCAAAACATTCAAAAAGGATCATCCCGAACTATACAAGAAATATGCCTCATCAAAAGCCAAAAAGGGCAGTTTCACAATAAAACTCAAAGACAATGATTAAATTTTCAGCAACAAACGCCCTGGTTCACTCGGTTACTCCGGTGATTGAGATTGAGTCCAGATCCGGCGGTCAGCCGTTCTGCAAACGGGAACTCATCATTGATGACTCTTGGGAAAAGGATGGCAAACTTTATACTAACTTCGTTTCAATCGAGTTCACCGGCGACAAGATGGCTCAACTTGACAGAATCTATCCCGGTATGCGTGTGAACGTGGATGGACTTCTGAGCGGTCGAGAGTATAACAATCGTATCTACAACACCGTCAGTGGGCAGTCGGTTTCTCCTTATCAGGCTCAACAGCCCAGTGCGCCCGCCCCGGCACCCATGCCCGGCAGTTATCCTCAACAACCGCAATATCAGCAGGCTCCCGGCTATCAAGCCGCTCCTATGCCCAGTGGTTATCCTCAACAACCGCAATATCAGCAGGCTCCCGGCTATCAAGCCGCTCCTATGCCCAGTGGTTATCCTCAACAGCCTGCCGCTCCTGCCTATCCTCAGCAACCCCAACAGTATGCCCCATCACCTGCACCGGCAACCGCGCCCGTTACGGCTCCTGCACAGCGGCCATACAGTTCACCATCCTCGCCGGGTGTGAATGACTTGCCGTTTCCGCACTGATGGAAGCCAATCTCATTAAGCGCAACGGAGTAGTGACTATTGATAAGGATTTCGACCTCATGTGTTCACTACTCCGTAACGGAGAATACACAGTAAAGATAGTACGAAAGACTCAACCTCGTACCATATCGCAAAACTCATTGATGTGGATGTGGTACAAGTGTATGGAAGAGGCAACGGGGACTCCCAAAGAGGACTTTCATGATTATTATAAAGCCAAGTATCTTAGCCGTGATGTAGTCGTTGGCAGAAGGTGGTACCGGGTTCCCGGCAGTACCACCGACCTCAACACCTTGCAGATGACAAACTATCTTGAAAAAGTCAAGGCGGACGCAGCAACAGAATTTGGGATAATGCTCCCACTTCCCGAAGATAGGAACTATCAAGCGTTCATATCTGAATATAGGATAAGATAACACGTCGGACGGTCAGAAATGGCCGCCCGGCTTTTTTATTAACAATTTCAAAACAATGGAAACCCAAGAAATCAAAATCAAAAAAGCCAAATTGAGCAAAGGCGGCTGTGTCGAGGCATCGTATATTGATGCCGACGGCAACGAGATTACTTTAAAGGGTAAAAACAAGTGCCATAATGACCTCAAAGTGGCACTTGCCGCTCTGGTCCCATTCTTTGCCGACCTTACCGAACAGAAGGAGGCAGACACCATCGACTGGAGCGACCTTGAAAGTGCCGAGAATGTTGACCTCCTCCGTAAACTCGATGTAACGGGTCTCAGTATCGGCGGTGATGACAACAACCGCATCATCACTATGACAGGCCGGCGCACCCTCATCACATCAAGGGTTCTTAATCTCAACGCTCCCGGCGTAGAGATGGAATCCGAGACATTTGAGTGGAGCCACATCGACGACTTCGACTTAGCGGTGCAGGCTTTCATTTATGAGGTCAAGGAGTACATCGTAAACCGCAAATGGGAGGTTGTTCAGGCAACTCTCTTTGATGGTGATCCCGATGACCCCTTTGCCGGAGCCGAGCCGACCGATGCCGCTCCCCCTGTTGAACAGCCTGCCGAAAATGTAGCGTAAGAATGAAACCAATATATATTACCGAAACGCCCAACACTTTCCGCCTCTCCTTTGAGTATAACAAGGAACTTGTAACAACCATCAAGCGTGTGCCGAGTGGCCCGCGATGGGATGCTCAAGAGAAAGAATGGATTGTGAAAAAGGAAAGTATCTGCTATCCTCCCGGGCGTGATGCTCGGTGGTATGTAGAGGCTTTCGCTCAATGGGCAGTTGCCAAACACTTTTGTACTAACATTTCAAGGCGTAGCGAATCCCACGATGTAGTATATGAGATTCCACCGATGAAGAATTTCACCGGCGAACATTATATGCTCCTCAATCCATACGAGTATCAGTTGGAGGGAGTGCGCTACGCCTTGGATCATAAGCGTTGCATTTTTGGCGACCAGCCCGGCTTGGGTAAAACTCTTCAGGCGATATGCTCAGTAGTCAAGGCTCACAAGGAAGCCGCTGTCTATGGGGATTCATTTCCTGTACTCGTAATCTGCCCCGCTGCTCTCAAAGTCAACTGGCAGCGTGAGTTCAAAAAGTTTGCCGGCATCAACGCTGTTATTCTCGATGACAAAAACCGCGATAGTTGGCATCGTTTTTATGAGTTGAGGCGTGGTGATGGAGACCCCTATGCCCCGGTGTTCATCACAAATTATGAGAGCCTAAAAAAGTTCTTTGTGAGTGATGTCAAAGACCACGCACGAATGACTCTACGTTCCATAGTCTTCGATGAACGCATCAAACTGTTCAAGTCCATCATCATAGATGAAAGCCATAAATGCAAATCAAGCAAGACACAGCAATCAAAGTATGTTGAGGGAATCTGCAAAGGTAAAAAGTGGGTGTTCGCTCTAACGGGTACGCCTGTTGTCAATAATAATACCGACCTTATCCAGCAGCTCAAAATCCTCGGCAGGCTTGATGACTTCGGCGGCTATAAGCAGTTTGTCGGCCGCTACTGCGATGGACCCAAACAATCCTCCAATCTGCGAGAGTTGAATTATCGCCTTTGGATGTGCTGTTTCTTTCGTAGAGAGAAAGCTAAAGTGCTTACTCAGTTGCCCGACAAGATGCGCCAGTACATCACTTGCGACATTACCAACCGCAAGGAGTATGACGATGCAGAGAATGATGTTATCAAATATCTCCGTCAGTACAAGAATGCGAGTGATGACCGAGTGGCACGCGCCATGAGAGGTCAAGTGATGGTAAAGATGGGCATACTTAAACAGATTGCGGCGAGAGGTAAAATCAAAGCAGTTTCCGAGTTTATCCATGATGTCATAGACGGAGGGGAAAAACTCATCATGTTTGCATATCTGAAGGAGGTTGTGGAGGCTCTGAAAAAAGAGTTCCCCGATGCAGTAACCGTTACGGGTTCTGATGACATCAAAGCCAAGCAGAACGCAGTTGACCGCTTCCAGAACGACCCCGAGTGCAAACTCATAATCCTCAACTACAAGTCCGGCGGAACGGGTCTAACACTTACGGCTGCAAGCCGAGTTGGGTTTATCGAGTTCCCCTGGACCTATTCGGATTGTGAGCAGGCAGAGGATCGCGCCCATCGCAACGGACAAAAGAACGCTGTCAACTGTTACTACTTCCTCGGTGACAAGACCATTGACCGCTATATGTATAATGTCATTCAGACAAAGAAAGACATTGCCAACGAGGTTACGGGAACCACTACCCAAATCGAAGAGGATATGCTCAACATCACAATGAACCTGTTCCAAGACCGAATATGAAAAAGAGATTCAAACTCCTCAACCGCTCCGGCAAAGTCCATATTTTGCATTGGGCGGCTGATGGTAAGCTGTTCGGTCCCGACTGGGAAGCTGTGGCTACGTTTGATGACAAAGACTCAAATCTGGAAAGATGCAAGACTATAATATGGCTTATGAACGAGTGCGACAAGCACACAGACCACCCTAACGATGACAGAACAAGAGATAATAAAAAGTGAGCAGGGTTATTCGGAATCCAAGATACAGCATATATGTGTGAATTGGTTCCGGCAGACATTCCCCCATGTCGGCAATCTTCTTTTTGCAGTGCCTAACGGCGGATGGCGTGGAGCCCGCGCCGGTGCCCAAATGGTATATGAGGGACAAGTCAAGGGCGTTGCTGACCTCATCCTGCTTTATCCGTCAGGAGGCAAGTCAAGCCTCTGCCTTGAGATGAAAGTACCAAAGAAGAAAGGTAGCAGCGCCGGAACCCAGAAACCGCACCAGATAGAGTGGCAGGCTCTCGTTGAGAAATATGGTAGCACCTATGTAGTGTGTCATGGACTCATCGAATTTATCAAGGCTGTTTGCGACTATCTCCAAATCAATTCAACAAAGTATATCGACGAAGCTCTTAATAAATATCCTCTTTACCGATGATCAACTACATCGAAATGATTAACCGCTTTTGGCAGGAGGTTGAGATGAAGGATTTTCTTCCCTCGGAGGCTTGCGTATATTTCAGACTTCTGGATATATGCAACAGGTTAGGATGGCAAAATCCGTTCCCCCTCTCCAACTCACGGGCAGTCGCGCTGATGGCGATGAATGAAAAGACCTTTCGTGCTATCAGAGACAAGCTCGGCGGGCGCGGTTTAATCGAGTTCAGGAAAGGCAAGAAGAGGGAGAGCGCACCGATGTATTGTTTCCCGGAAAAGACTGATGATGGTTGTTGGGTTTTTCCTTGGGGGAATTTTTTGGAGGTAAAAAATACCGTTAAAACTACCGTTAACACGCCCGCTAACGCTACCGTAAACACTACCGCAAACACACCCGTTAACACGCCCGCATATAATAAAACTAAAACTAAAACAAATAAATCTCCTAACGGAGATAGTGTGGGACAGCCCCAACCGGAAATATCGTTGTTTGCAGAAGAGGAAAAGAAAGCCGGCAGGCGAAAGCCAAAAGCATCCAAAGACCCACCATCTACACCGCCGACGCTTGATGATGTCTTGCAATATTTCCTAAGCCAAGATGCAGACAAGCGTCTTGAGAATTGGGAAGAATCCGCCAGGCGGTTCTTTGACAACTTCAACGCCGTTGACTGGAGAGATAAATTCAACCGCCGGATCACAAGATGGGACAGCAGGGCTAACTCATGGATTCTTGATGATGAGAAACGGCAAAAAGAAAGGATAA
The nucleotide sequence above comes from Duncaniella freteri. Encoded proteins:
- a CDS encoding DEAD/DEAH box helicase; the protein is MKPIYITETPNTFRLSFEYNKELVTTIKRVPSGPRWDAQEKEWIVKKESICYPPGRDARWYVEAFAQWAVAKHFCTNISRRSESHDVVYEIPPMKNFTGEHYMLLNPYEYQLEGVRYALDHKRCIFGDQPGLGKTLQAICSVVKAHKEAAVYGDSFPVLVICPAALKVNWQREFKKFAGINAVILDDKNRDSWHRFYELRRGDGDPYAPVFITNYESLKKFFVSDVKDHARMTLRSIVFDERIKLFKSIIIDESHKCKSSKTQQSKYVEGICKGKKWVFALTGTPVVNNNTDLIQQLKILGRLDDFGGYKQFVGRYCDGPKQSSNLRELNYRLWMCCFFRREKAKVLTQLPDKMRQYITCDITNRKEYDDAENDVIKYLRQYKNASDDRVARAMRGQVMVKMGILKQIAARGKIKAVSEFIHDVIDGGEKLIMFAYLKEVVEALKKEFPDAVTVTGSDDIKAKQNAVDRFQNDPECKLIILNYKSGGTGLTLTAASRVGFIEFPWTYSDCEQAEDRAHRNGQKNAVNCYYFLGDKTIDRYMYNVIQTKKDIANEVTGTTTQIEEDMLNITMNLFQDRI
- a CDS encoding VRR-NUC domain-containing protein; this translates as MTEQEIIKSEQGYSESKIQHICVNWFRQTFPHVGNLLFAVPNGGWRGARAGAQMVYEGQVKGVADLILLYPSGGKSSLCLEMKVPKKKGSSAGTQKPHQIEWQALVEKYGSTYVVCHGLIEFIKAVCDYLQINSTKYIDEALNKYPLYR
- a CDS encoding DUF3127 domain-containing protein, with the translated sequence MIKFSATNALVHSVTPVIEIESRSGGQPFCKRELIIDDSWEKDGKLYTNFVSIEFTGDKMAQLDRIYPGMRVNVDGLLSGREYNNRIYNTVSGQSVSPYQAQQPSAPAPAPMPGSYPQQPQYQQAPGYQAAPMPSGYPQQPQYQQAPGYQAAPMPSGYPQQPAAPAYPQQPQQYAPSPAPATAPVTAPAQRPYSSPSSPGVNDLPFPH